One genomic window of Hymenobacter sp. J193 includes the following:
- a CDS encoding RidA family protein — MKAEETSVAHHSSRAPEPVGLYPHARRVGQLLFLSGVGPRQRGQAAVPGVELDEAGRILRYDFESQCHAVFQNVRYILEEAGARWEDLVDVTVFLTNMREDFATYNRLYAEYFAGSQPCRTTVEINCLPTPIAIELKCIAVVAG, encoded by the coding sequence ATGAAAGCCGAAGAAACTTCCGTTGCCCACCATTCCAGCCGCGCCCCGGAGCCCGTGGGCCTGTACCCGCACGCCCGCCGCGTCGGCCAGTTGCTGTTCCTATCGGGCGTCGGCCCGCGCCAGCGCGGCCAAGCGGCCGTGCCCGGCGTGGAGCTGGACGAGGCCGGCCGCATCCTGCGCTACGACTTCGAAAGCCAGTGCCATGCTGTGTTCCAAAACGTGCGCTATATCCTGGAAGAAGCCGGGGCCCGCTGGGAAGACCTCGTGGACGTGACCGTGTTTCTGACCAATATGCGCGAGGACTTCGCTACCTACAACCGCCTCTACGCCGAGTACTTCGCCGGCAGCCAGCCTTGCCGCACCACCGTCGAAATCAACTGCCTGCCCACGCCCATTGCCATTGAGCTGAAGTGTATAGCCGTGGTAGCCGGGTAA
- a CDS encoding (4Fe-4S)-binding protein yields MYSRGSRVTADATGARAARYVLFYAAYRQALHQREVTIVWQPALCIHSKNCVRGLPGVFNFERRPWIDPRAASSEAMERQVEPCPSGALGYFRNAGLLAASADNARATAAEEPVQPAQVRVEVKPGGPLIVTGALDVLFPDGRTEQHPRTALCRCGQSANKPYCDGAYHRLPPGWDPETSAARPA; encoded by the coding sequence GTGTATAGCCGTGGTAGCCGGGTAACAGCTGATGCTACTGGCGCCCGTGCGGCGCGTTATGTTCTCTTTTATGCAGCCTATCGTCAAGCACTACACCAACGGGAGGTAACCATTGTGTGGCAGCCGGCCCTGTGCATCCACTCCAAAAACTGCGTGCGTGGCTTGCCCGGCGTGTTCAACTTCGAGCGCCGTCCCTGGATTGACCCCAGGGCAGCTTCGTCTGAAGCCATGGAGCGGCAGGTAGAGCCGTGTCCCTCGGGCGCCCTCGGCTACTTCCGCAACGCCGGGCTGCTCGCAGCTTCTGCCGACAATGCCCGCGCCACGGCCGCCGAAGAGCCGGTACAGCCTGCCCAGGTGCGGGTAGAGGTGAAGCCAGGCGGGCCGCTCATTGTAACAGGTGCGCTGGACGTGCTCTTTCCCGATGGCCGCACCGAGCAACACCCCCGCACGGCTCTGTGCCGCTGCGGGCAGTCGGCCAACAAGCCCTACTGCGACGGGGCGTACCACCGCCTGCCGCCGGGTTGGGACCCTGAAACCTCGGCGGCCCGGCCGGCCTAG